AATCCTGGAGCCGATGCTGTAACTTTATCGTTAGAAACGCCAGCAAAAGAAATAGTCATTGGGTTTTGTACCCCACGGTAAACCGTGTTCATTTTATCTGCAGAAATGTTTGCACTGTTTGGTTTTGGAACAACAACATAATTTCCGTTGATTGGAATATTAATTGCTTTTCCGTCTTCCATAAATGTAAATTGTCCGCCAATTTTATGATCTCCTACATTACCTGCAGCAAATTTAAAAATAGCTTCACCTTTATCAATTTTAACTTTGTTACCGTTTACTACAACGCTTGTTGGTACAGTAGATTCGTCATAACGACCTAAAACCACACGTCCTGTAACTGGTTCACCAGCAAAAAAAGCTGATTTATCCATAATTACAATAGCTTGGTAGTTTGTCATAGAAGCTGCTGCAGCTGCTGTGTTACCCATAAATGCTGAAAAAGCATCTTGTTCAATTTTTCTAACATCATTCTCCATTGCAGAGATTTTTGTTAAAGATGCAATTGATGGGAAACCTTTGTAGTGGTAATCTAAATATTTTTTTGTAATTCCTTCGCCATCTTTAACGTCAGAAATATCAAATTTAGAATCTACTTCTTGTAAAACAGTAGCTAGCTTTTTATCGTCGCCAATTGCTTTGCGCATCCCTGCTTTATAAGCTTCTATAGCATTAATAAAAGCTTGCCCTTTTTCAGAATATCCGTCACCTGAAAACCAAGTTTCGTCTAAACCTGCACCTTTATCCATAGTTTCGTAAGGTAATTTTCCGTTTTCAGGAACAATTCCGTTAGAATCTAAAATTAAGGTTTTAGTAGCTTCTAATTCAGTATAAAACTTATCAGAAACGGCTTTAATTTCTTTTGCTTTATCGTAAGGTATTTTATATTGTGCAGGATTTTCGTCTGCTTTTGCAGCTAAGGCTGCAAATAAATTTTTGTTGTTTGCTGTTGCAGTTGTATTGGCTGCTTCGAATTTTTCATTCATTAACCCGAATGCTGACAATACTTCTTTGGACATATTTAATGCCATCATTGCGATGAAAACCAGATACATCAGGTTAATCATCTTTTGTCTAGGTGTTTGCTTACCGCTTGCCATTTAAATATAAGTTAAATTAATAAGTACTGATAGTTAATATTAACTAACTTTTATTTGTTTGTCATAGCAGATAACATGCCTCCGTAAACGTTGTTTAAGCTTGTTAAATTTGCTGTTAAGTTTTGCATTTGATCTTTTAATAAAAGATTGTTTGCTGCAACTTCTTTATTAATTTCTGCGTTTTTAGATGCGCTTTCTAATTGTGTTTTGTATAATCCGTTTAATGCTTCTAATTGTGAAGCAGCTAACGTCATTTCTTCAGCGTACTTTTTAGTTGAGGCAACAGAATCTACTGTTGGAGCAATTGCTTTAGCAGCACCTTCAAAATTTTTGATACTGCTTCCTAATGAGTTCATTAAGTCAGCATCAATTTTAGCTTCACGTAATAAATTATCTAATTTTTCAGAAAGCAATCCTTGGTCTTGACCATTTCCTGCAAAACCATTTCCGCGGTTTACTGGTTCTCCACCAACTAATTCTGGATATGCTTTTGTCCAATCTAATTCTTCTTCATGGTCGAAAGCAGATAAAGCGAAAATTGCAGCTTCAACTACTAAACCTATAATTAACATTGGAGATGCATACGGCCAATGCATTAATTTGAATAATGCTCCAATAATTACAACTGCTGCTCCCATTCCGTAAGCAAAGTTCATCACTCTTTTAGGTAATAATCCCATAATAATAATTTAAGTGTTATATACTATTTAAATTTAAAGTTCAATTATCTAGGTGCGTTACCTGTAGTTTGCGTTCCCATGTAATCTTGCACAGTACGGAAACCAATGTAACTGCGTGATGTATCTGCATATTCCCAGTAGCGTGTTCCCACTTGTAAGTAATATGCAACGTCTTTCCAAGAACCACCACGTACCACTTTACGACGGTTAGTTGGGTCAGAAACATCCGGATTCATTGTTGAGCTGAATTCAAATGAGTTATGTTGGTACGATGAATGAGTCCATTCTGCAACGTTACCAGACATGTTATATAGGTTATAACCATTTGGATCGAATGATTTTGCTTCTACCGTATAAAGAGCTCCGTCTGCAGAATAATCTCCACGCATTGGTTTAAAGTTTGCTAAATAGCAACCTCTATCATCAATGGTATAAGGACCACCCCATGGGTACGTTGCACCTTCTAAACCACCACGAGCGGCAAATTCCCACTCAGCTTCTAATGGTAATCGGAATGAGTTTACAAAATCTCTACCTTTTTGTTTTTTAATGTAAGCATTTTTATACATGGTTCTCCAAGAACAAAAAGCTTTTGCTTGGTACCAGTTCACACCAACTACTGGATAATCACCATAAGCTTGGTGCCAGAAATAATCATTATGCATTGGCTCGTTGTATGAGTATGCAAAATCTTTAATCCAAACAGTTGTATCTGGATAAATGTTTTGAATTTCTGTTTTTACGTATTGGCTACGTTTAGATCTGGAATTGTTAGTTGACTTATCTTTAGCTGCTTTATCGATATCCATTTGCGTATAACGATAATTAAGCTTAGAAACGTCAATTGTTTTTAATCCGTTGTAAGATTCACTTTCTGGTAAATACATGGTATCCATAACTTCAACATAATGTTCGTCTGGATATTTTTGAGGATCTTGGTGAAGTTTAATTTTTTTATTTAAACGACGTCCCGCAAATTCATCATCAGAAATACTGTAATAGTTTTCATACATATACTTATCGTATGGTGACATTTTAGATTCGTCAACATTAGTAAATGCATAATCAGCTATTGAAGGTTCGGAACCGCGACCTTCGGTTGCAGTTAATCCCATTTCTTCAGCTTTTATTGCAAGTTTAGTACGAATAATAGAATCCTTTACCCAATTTACAAATTGGCGATACTCACTATTGGTAATTTCAGTTTCATCCATATAAAAAGAACGAACTGTAACTGTTTTGGTTGGCGCATCTGTAACACCTAGAAAATCATCATCTGATTTCCCCATTATAAATGCTCCACCTGGCACTAATGTCATTCCATACGGCTTTTCTGGATGCCATTTTTTTCCCTTTGCTCCTACAAGTTCTCCTCTGTCGCTTTTGCTACAGCTTCCTAAAAACAATGAAAAAAGTGCTGATAACACAATGAACTTCTTCATATAAATTTGGGTTAATTATATACTACTTTTAACAGGTGTAAACCTATTTATATTTTTTAAAATAAACAATGATAACGTTAAAAAAAAGAAAATAAAAAATTATGCTCTTTTAAAGAGCTACAACAAGCTTTTTTTTAACAACTTCCACCATCTTTCTGGTATTTCACCAGCACGGGCATTTTCGTAATCTTCTGCAGCGCAAGGAATAACGAGTTGTCCTGCGTTTGTGCTTGCGTCACTATTCATTTCTATCCACCAACGGTTTGTTATGATGCTGTTGTAAAAAACCAACTCTATATCTCTTAACGGAACGATAAATTTCTTAAAATTTATATCGTCTACACTAACTCGTTCGTATACACGATATTGTAAACCTTCTATGAAATACCAAATTATCTGGCTGATCAGCACAGCTTCGGATTTTGAACCTTGTTGATTAAACACACCAAAGCATGATACAGACTCACTAATTCCAGCATAACGAGCTAAAGTACAAATTTCTTTTCCATCAAATCCGTTAGGAACAAATTCTGAAAAATTTCCGGAACTTGCGCTTTTTACCGAAAGCATATCAATAGAAACTAAATTTGCTTCTCGAATAATAGGCTCAGCTAAATGTAACTTTGCCGTTATTTCGCCCAATCTAAAAGCATCAAAACTTAATGACTCAACAAAATTAATTTCGTCTTGTGCATTTAAAAACGTCTGATAACCAATGTTTGCATAATTATATAAATTACTTGGCTCCTCAAGAATCATTTGTGTGACATATGAATCTGCTGGAGATTTATACAAACCTTTAAAATCTAACTTCGCATCAATTGCCACATAATTAACTAATGTTTTTTCCGGATCGAATGCGCGATATAAAGGATAAACATGATCTTGCGAACCGCCTAAAATAATAGGCACTATGTTTTTATGCAACAACGCCGTCACTGCTTTTTGTAAAACATAGTAAGTATCGCTAACATTTTCACCAACAGGCACATCTCCTAAATCGGCAATATTACTGTCCCAGTTACCGGGAAATAAGTTATAAAACGCTAATCGTATATGATTAATTGTATATTCTTGACTTTTTTTTTGTAATCCCCTGGCATCCATCACTCCTACAATAGCAATTTTAACATTACTTAAGTCGGGAAAGTTATTTTTTGAATGTTTTAAAACGCTTCTTCCCAAAGCTAATTCAGGGAGCATTTCAATTTGATGAAGTATTTCTTCATCAATCGGATTTAAAAAACTAAAAGCCATAAATATAAAATTTTAGGTTATTATTTTTTGGGTGCCGCTTTTTTAGCTGTTGTTTTAGTTGTTGCCTTTT
This genomic window from Flavobacterium agricola contains:
- the porM gene encoding type IX secretion system motor protein PorM/GldM, with the protein product MASGKQTPRQKMINLMYLVFIAMMALNMSKEVLSAFGLMNEKFEAANTTATANNKNLFAALAAKADENPAQYKIPYDKAKEIKAVSDKFYTELEATKTLILDSNGIVPENGKLPYETMDKGAGLDETWFSGDGYSEKGQAFINAIEAYKAGMRKAIGDDKKLATVLQEVDSKFDISDVKDGEGITKKYLDYHYKGFPSIASLTKISAMENDVRKIEQDAFSAFMGNTAAAAASMTNYQAIVIMDKSAFFAGEPVTGRVVLGRYDESTVPTSVVVNGNKVKIDKGEAIFKFAAGNVGDHKIGGQFTFMEDGKAINIPINGNYVVVPKPNSANISADKMNTVYRGVQNPMTISFAGVSNDKVTASAPGLSKSGNGYVWDVTTIQGNQATVNVTAVLPDGTKVTDQKTFNVRGIPAPVAKVRGSVNSAKGSKADLANSPVQVAFPDFVYDVNTKVTGFELFVPGQPAIVVNGDRMTDQAKKAIATAQKGDKITINNVKTTLDGAPGYRMPGSSPFIWEVN
- the porL gene encoding type IX secretion system motor protein PorL/GldL — its product is MGLLPKRVMNFAYGMGAAVVIIGALFKLMHWPYASPMLIIGLVVEAAIFALSAFDHEEELDWTKAYPELVGGEPVNRGNGFAGNGQDQGLLSEKLDNLLREAKIDADLMNSLGSSIKNFEGAAKAIAPTVDSVASTKKYAEEMTLAASQLEALNGLYKTQLESASKNAEINKEVAANNLLLKDQMQNLTANLTSLNNVYGGMLSAMTNK
- the porK gene encoding T9SS ring complex lipoprotein PorK/GldK → MKKFIVLSALFSLFLGSCSKSDRGELVGAKGKKWHPEKPYGMTLVPGGAFIMGKSDDDFLGVTDAPTKTVTVRSFYMDETEITNSEYRQFVNWVKDSIIRTKLAIKAEEMGLTATEGRGSEPSIADYAFTNVDESKMSPYDKYMYENYYSISDDEFAGRRLNKKIKLHQDPQKYPDEHYVEVMDTMYLPESESYNGLKTIDVSKLNYRYTQMDIDKAAKDKSTNNSRSKRSQYVKTEIQNIYPDTTVWIKDFAYSYNEPMHNDYFWHQAYGDYPVVGVNWYQAKAFCSWRTMYKNAYIKKQKGRDFVNSFRLPLEAEWEFAARGGLEGATYPWGGPYTIDDRGCYLANFKPMRGDYSADGALYTVEAKSFDPNGYNLYNMSGNVAEWTHSSYQHNSFEFSSTMNPDVSDPTNRRKVVRGGSWKDVAYYLQVGTRYWEYADTSRSYIGFRTVQDYMGTQTTGNAPR
- a CDS encoding formimidoylglutamase, which translates into the protein MAFSFLNPIDEEILHQIEMLPELALGRSVLKHSKNNFPDLSNVKIAIVGVMDARGLQKKSQEYTINHIRLAFYNLFPGNWDSNIADLGDVPVGENVSDTYYVLQKAVTALLHKNIVPIILGGSQDHVYPLYRAFDPEKTLVNYVAIDAKLDFKGLYKSPADSYVTQMILEEPSNLYNYANIGYQTFLNAQDEINFVESLSFDAFRLGEITAKLHLAEPIIREANLVSIDMLSVKSASSGNFSEFVPNGFDGKEICTLARYAGISESVSCFGVFNQQGSKSEAVLISQIIWYFIEGLQYRVYERVSVDDINFKKFIVPLRDIELVFYNSIITNRWWIEMNSDASTNAGQLVIPCAAEDYENARAGEIPERWWKLLKKSLL